One window from the genome of Pempheris klunzingeri isolate RE-2024b chromosome 7, fPemKlu1.hap1, whole genome shotgun sequence encodes:
- the LOC139204065 gene encoding secretory carrier-associated membrane protein 1-like gives MSDFDSNPFADPDFSNPFQDPSVTQVTQSAPPGGLEEYNPFTDVRTAPPGNASKSTPAPAQNTQPAIMKPTEEPPAYSQQQTQDQARAQAELLRRQEELEKKAAELDRRERELQSHGAAGGRKNNWPPLPEKFPVGPCFYHDIAVDIPIEFQKTVKIMYNLWMFHAGTLFVNMFGCLAWFCVDPSRGVDFGLAMLWFLLFTPCSFVCWYRPLYGAFRSDSSFRFFVFFFVYICQFGVHVLQTIGITGWGTCGWIAALTGLNTSIPVGIIMLLIAALFTALSVGSLIMFKKVHALYRTTGASFEKAQQEFATGVMSNKTVQTAAANAAANAATNAARGAFKAQP, from the exons ATGTCCGATTTTGACAGCAATCCGTTTGCAGACCCGGACTTCAGCAATCCCTTTCAG GATCCTTCAGTGACGCAGGTGACCCAGTCTGCCCCTCCTGGAGGTCTAGAGGAGTATAACCCCTTCACAGACGTCAGAACG GCGCCCCCTGGAAATGCCTCCAAATCTACTCCTGCCCCTGCCCAGAACACACAACCTGCCATCATGAAGCCCACAGAAGAGCCGCCAGCTTACTCACAGCAACAGACTCAG GACCAGGCACGTGCTCAGGCTGAGTTGTTGAGAAGGCAGGAGGAGTTggagaaaaaagcagcagagctTGATCGTCGGGAGAGAGAGTTACAGTCCCACGGAGCCGCGggag GGCGTAAGAACAATTGGCCTCCACTGCCAGAGAAGTTCCCTGTTGGCCCATGTTTCTACCATGATATTGCAGTGGACATTCCTATAGAGTTCCAAAAGACCGTCAAGATCATGTACAACCTTTGGATGT TTCACGCAGGCACGCTCTTTGTGAACATGTTTGGCTGCCTGGCCTGGTTCTGTGTGGATCCATCTCGTGGTGTAGATTTTGGCCTGGCCATGCTATGGTTTCTGCTGTTTACCCCCTGTTCTTTCGTCTGCTGGTACAGACCGCTTTACGGGGCTTTCAG GAGCGACAGTTCATTCCgcttctttgtcttcttcttcgtctATATCTGTCAGTTTGGAGTTCACGTCCTACAAACTATCGGCATCACTGGCTGGGGAACATG tgGTTGGATCGCAGCTTTAACTGGTCTGAACACCAGTATCCCAGTGGGCATCATCATGTTACTGATCGCAGCCCTGTTCACTGCACTGTCTGTGGGCTCGCTCATTATGTTTAAAAAG GTGCACGCACTGTATCGTACCACTGGTGCTAGTTTTGAGAAGGCTCAGCAAGAGTTTGCAACCGGGGTCATGTCGAACAAGACGGTTCAGACTGCAGCCGCCAACGCTGCAGCTAATGCTGCCACCAATGCTGCTCGTGGGGCCTTCAAAGCGCAGCcataa